One Ranitomeya variabilis isolate aRanVar5 chromosome 5, aRanVar5.hap1, whole genome shotgun sequence DNA window includes the following coding sequences:
- the LOXL2 gene encoding lysyl oxidase homolog 2 — protein MLVAPVFLCFLALTVPTLGQYEHWQYYPEYYQQQAPEPQPTKPPKEPPKIHVRLAGEKRKHNEGRVEVFYNGEWGTVCDDDFSLYAAHIVCRDLGYMEAVSWAPSSKYGKGEGHIWMDNVHCRGRERSIAECSHNGWGVTDCKHSEDVGVQCSDRRIPGFKYDNALVERLEELHIQVEDVRIRAILATYRKRIPVTEGYVEVKVDGTWKQVCDTMWTQKNSRVICGMFGFPGERKYNQKVYKMFATRKKHSYWQFSANCTGNEAHISTCSVGGFLTADTTSNQTCLNGAPAVVSCTPGRAFAPSPINGFRKAFRQEQPLVRLRGGANTGEGRVEVLKNNEWGTICDDRWNLVSASVVCRELGFGSAKEALVGAQLGQGMGHIHMSEIQCTGFEKSIIDCKFNTHSIGCNHEEDAAVRCNIPAMGFQNQVRLNGGRNPSEGRVEVLMDRNGTLQWGTVCSDNWGTMEAMIVCRQLGLGFASHAFQETWYWQGDVTADDVIMSGVKCSGTEMSLAHCRHDGPNINCPKGGGRFAAGVSCAETASDLVLNAPLVEQTTYLEDRPMFMLQCAHEERCLSSTADRTSYTTGYRRLLRFSSQIHNNGQADFRPKTGRHAWVWHECHRHYHSMEVFTHYDLLSLNGTKIAEGHKASFCLEDSECEADTQKQYVCANFGEQGISVGCWDVYRHDIDCQWIDITDVAPGDYFFQVIINPNQEVAESDYTNNVMKCRCRYDGQRVWMYNCHIGGSYSTETEEKFDQFSGLINNQLSAR, from the exons ATGTTGGTGGCCCCCGTATTCCTATGCTTCCTTGctctgactgtacccacattggggcAGTATGAACACTGGCAGTACTATCCTGAATATTACCAACAACAGGCGCCTGAGCCACAACCCACCAAGCCACCTAAGGAACCACCAAAAATCCACGTGCGGCTGGCAGGAGAGAAACGCAAGCACAACGAGGGGAGAGTGGAAGTATTTTATAATGGAGAATGGGGCACTGTCTGCGATGACGATTTCTCTTTGTACGCCGCTCACATAGTCTGTCGAGACCTGGGCTACATGGAGGCCGTTTCATGGGCACCAAGTTCCAAGTATGGCAAAGGAGAAG GACATATCTGGATGGACAACGTGCACTGCAGAGGAAGGGAGAGAAGCATTGCTGAGTGCAGCCACAATGGCTGGGGAGTGACGGACTGTAAGCACAGCGAGGACGTGGGAGTACAATGCAGCGACCGTAGGATTCCTGGATTCAAATATGACAATGCTTTGGTGGAGAGACTGGAG GAGCTACATATCCAGGTTGAAGATGTGCGTATCCGCGCAATCCTGGCCACATATCGAAAACGTATCCCTGTGACAGAGGGCTATGTAGAAGTCAAGGTAGATGGCACCTGGAAGCAGGTGTGTGATACCATGTGGACCCAGAAGAACAGCAGAGTGATATGTGGCATGTTCGGCTTCCCCGGAGAGAGAAAGTATAACCAGAAGGTGTACAA AATGTTTGCGACTCGCAAGAAACACAGTTATTGGCAGTTCTCAGCTAACTGCACCGGAAATGAGGCGCACATCTCCACCTGCAGTGTGGGGGGATTCCTGACCGCTGATACCACCTCTAACCAGACGTGCTTGAATGGCGCTCCTGCTGTCGTTAGCTGTACCCCTGGAAGAGCCTTCGCCCCGAGTCCAATCAACGGCTTCCGCAAAGCATTTCGTCAAGAG CAGCCACTTGTACGTCTGAGAGGCGGAGCCAATACTGGCGAAGGAAGAGTGGAGGTTCTGAAGAACAATGAGTGGGGAACAATTTGTGACGATCGGTGGAACTTGGTGTCTGCTAGTGTGGTCTGTCGGGAACTTGGGTTTGGAAGTGCCAAAGAGGCCTTGGTGGGAGCACAGCTGGGGCAAG GAATGGGCCACATCCATATGAGTGAGATCCAGTGCACTGGTTTTGAAAAGTCAATTATAGACTGCAAATTTAACACCCACTCCATAGGGTGCAACCACGAGGAGGACGCTGCCGTGAGGTGCAACATACCGGCCATGGGATTTCAGAACCAG GTCCGGCTCAATGGCGGTCGTAACCCCTCAGAGGGACGGGTTGAGGTGCTGATGGACCGTAACGGCACCCTGCAATGGGGAACTGTGTGCAGTGACAACTGGGGTACCATGGAGGCCATGATTGTGTGCAGGCAGCTCGGATTGGGTTTCGCCAGCCACGCGTTTCAG GAAACATGGTACTGGCAGGGAGATGTCACTGCAGATGACGTCATCATGAGCGGAGTAAAATGTTCAGGCACAGAGATGTCTCTGGCACATTGCAGACACGACGGACCCAACATCAACTGTCCCAAAGGTGGAGGACGTTTTGCAGCTGGAGTGTCTTGTGCCGAAA CTGCCTCAGATCTGGTCTTAAATGCCCCACTAGTTGAGCAGACAACATACCTGGAGGACAGACCCATGTTCATGCTTCAATGTGCACATGAAGAGCGTTGCCTCTCCTCCACAGCCGACCGCACCAGCTACACCACAGGATACCGCCGCCTCTTACGATTTAGCTCTCAGATACATAACAATGGACAAGCAGATTTCAGACCCAAGACTGGCCGCCATGCATGGGTATGGCACGAATGCCACCG CCATTATCACAGCATGGAAGTTTTCACTCACTACGACCTACTGAGCTTGAATGGGACCAAGATTGCTGAGGGACACAAGGCCAGCTTCTGTCTGGAGGACTCAGAATGTGAAGCAG ATACGCAAAAGCAATATGTGTGCGCTAATTTTGGAGAACAAGGCATCAGCGTTGGCTGCTGGGACGTCTACAGACATGACATTGACTGTCAGTGGATAGATATCACAGACGTGGCTCCTGGAGACTACTTCTTCCAG GTAATAATTAATCCGAATCAGGAAGTTGCAGAATCCGACTACACCAACAACGTGATGAAGTGTCGATGTAGATATGATGGCCAGCGTGTCTGGATGTACAACTGTCATATAG GTGGCTCTTACAGCACAGAGACAGAAGAGAAGTTTGACCAATTTAGTGGGCTCATAAACAATCAGCTGTCGGCCCGGTAG